A section of the Catalinimonas alkaloidigena genome encodes:
- a CDS encoding HAMP domain-containing protein → METKPHDGVQESNFLDPKELLQVLMEVKNGNFSVRMPVDHYGINGKICDTLNDIIELNEQMMIEFTKAGHTIGKQGQLTQRLELPNAKGSWRTGIDTLNTLISDLVHPTIEIAHVIGSVAKGNLSQAMPLEIRGNVLQGEFLRIAREVNDMVKQLNLFSMEVTRVALEVGTEGKLGGQAKVKGVAGVWKELTDSVNQMASNLTAQVRNIAEVTTAVARGDLSRKITVDVKGEILELKNTINTMVDQLNSFSSEVTRVALEVGTEGKLGGQAQVKGVGGVWKELTDSVNQMASNLTSQVRNIAEVTTAVAGGDLSRKITVDVKGEILELKNTINTMVDQLNSFGSEVTRVAREVGTEGKLGGQANVQGVGGTWKDLTDSVNQMASNLTGQVRNIAEVTTAVAGGDLSRKITVDVKGEILELKNTINTMVDQLNSFASEVTRVAVEVGTEGKLGGQATVKGVGGVWKELTDSVNQMASNLTSQVRNIAEVTTAVARGDLSRKITVDVKGEILELKNTINTMVDQLNSFGSEVTRVALEVGTEGKLGGQAKVKGVGGTWKDLTDSVNQMASNLTSQVRNIAEVTTAVARGDLSRKITVDVKGEILELKNTINTMVDQLNSFGSEVTRVAREVGSEGKLGGQATVIGVGGVWKDLTDSVNQMGSNLTAQVRNIAEVTTAVAGGDLSRKITVDVKGEILELKNTINTMVDQLNSFASEVTRVAREVGTEGKLGGQANVQGVAGTWKDLTDSVNQMASNLTSQVRNIADVAIAVANGDLSKKITVDVRGEILQLKETLNTMVDQLRGFASEVTRVAREVGTDGKLGGQAFVPGVAGTWKDLTDSVNQMSGNLTDQVRGIAEVTKAVASGDLSKKVTIDVKGEILDLKNTINTMVDQLNSFAFEVTRVAREVGTEGKLGGQAQVRGVAGTWKDLTDSVNLMASNLTGQVRGIAKVVTSVAKGNLKQKLSINALGEVAQLTETINEMIDTLAVFADQVTTVAREVGVDGKLGGQASVPGASGTWKNLTENVNQLAENLTTQVRAISEVASAVTKGDLTRTINVEAKGEVESLKDTINQMIANLKETTLRNQEQDWLKSNLAKFTQMLQGQKDLNTVTHRILSELAQVVRAQYGAFYILQQNEEQHDLKLQLFAAYAYKEDSRITKAFAIGEGLVGQCAMEKEKILLTNVPGEYIKINSGLGEATPLNLVILPVLFEGKVKAVIELASFESFSETHMDFLEQLTESIGIVLNTIGTNTRTEKLLTQSQSLADELRRANEELQDKALLLVKQKEEVEAKNKEVEEARRSLEEKAEQLTLTSKYKSEFLANMSHELRTPLNSLLILAQQLYENAEGNLTEKQVRFAKTIHSCGDDLIQLINDILDLSKIESGFISTEIQPVRLREICSFVETTFKPISEAKHLKFQIELQEGLPEKIETDLQRLNQILKNLLSNAFKFTERGEVRLRIHAARNSSWKNSHPSLARARQVIAFAIVDTGIGISRDKQNIVFEAFQQAEGSTSRKYGGTGLGLSISRGLAELLGGTIELQSEVGQGSTFTLFLPLEPASVLNRLQESPQMAARASDLLEQSAAAAYALPAQRSDGRRLEEMNEILNPTGDDRHNIQSADQVLLIVEDDMRFGRIMLEKAHDWDLKAVIATHYGEVFDFVNTYRPVAVTLDIRLPDSSGWKILDLFKNDLHLRHLPVYLISGEENQPLAYQRGARHALLKPLKKEQVDWLFQDLKNLHQRQDKQVLVIGTDDAQVKQVRQLMKPNGVKVAEAADERKALKLLQQRLYDAVVLLYPSGDLSLPELMAKGPRTDSLPRTPLLVYATEHLVEEDAALLKPWAKRIIEASPESLDLLLEELAINLHLEHQRLPADQRKRIERLRMKEDVLNGKNILIVDDDVRNLFALTTAFERYKMNVTTSESGKEAIALLHEMEDIDMVLMDIMMPEMDGYETIQKIREERQNNDLPIIAVTAKAMKGDRQKCLEAGASDYITKPVKIDQLLSLMRIWLYK, encoded by the coding sequence ATGGAAACGAAGCCACACGACGGGGTTCAGGAGAGTAACTTCTTGGACCCTAAAGAACTCCTGCAAGTGTTGATGGAAGTCAAGAACGGCAACTTCTCGGTCCGCATGCCGGTCGACCATTATGGCATCAACGGGAAAATTTGCGACACGCTGAACGACATCATCGAACTGAACGAGCAGATGATGATCGAGTTTACCAAAGCGGGCCACACCATCGGCAAGCAGGGGCAACTCACCCAACGGCTGGAACTGCCCAACGCCAAAGGGTCCTGGCGCACCGGCATCGACACGCTCAATACGCTGATCTCCGACCTGGTGCACCCCACCATCGAAATCGCGCACGTGATCGGCTCGGTGGCGAAAGGAAACCTCTCGCAGGCCATGCCTCTGGAAATCAGAGGCAACGTGTTGCAGGGGGAATTTCTGCGCATTGCCCGGGAGGTAAACGACATGGTGAAGCAGCTGAACCTCTTCTCAATGGAGGTGACGCGTGTGGCGCTGGAAGTAGGGACGGAAGGAAAGCTCGGTGGGCAGGCGAAGGTGAAAGGCGTTGCGGGCGTGTGGAAAGAACTCACCGACTCGGTAAACCAGATGGCCTCCAATCTGACGGCGCAGGTGCGGAACATCGCGGAAGTGACCACGGCGGTGGCGCGCGGTGACCTGTCGCGGAAGATCACGGTGGACGTAAAGGGCGAGATCCTGGAGCTGAAGAACACGATCAACACGATGGTGGACCAGCTCAACTCGTTTTCGTCGGAAGTAACGCGTGTGGCGCTGGAAGTAGGAACGGAAGGAAAGCTCGGTGGGCAGGCGCAGGTAAAAGGGGTCGGCGGGGTCTGGAAAGAACTCACCGATTCGGTGAACCAGATGGCGTCCAACCTCACCTCGCAGGTGCGGAACATCGCCGAAGTAACGACGGCGGTGGCGGGTGGAGACTTGTCGCGCAAGATTACGGTGGATGTAAAAGGCGAGATCCTGGAGCTGAAAAACACGATCAACACGATGGTGGACCAGCTCAACTCCTTCGGCTCGGAAGTAACGCGCGTGGCGCGCGAAGTGGGCACGGAAGGGAAGCTCGGTGGGCAGGCCAACGTACAGGGCGTTGGCGGCACATGGAAAGACCTGACCGACTCGGTGAACCAGATGGCCTCCAACCTGACGGGGCAAGTGCGGAACATTGCGGAAGTAACGACGGCGGTGGCGGGCGGTGACTTGTCGCGCAAGATCACGGTGGATGTAAAAGGCGAGATCCTGGAGCTGAAAAACACGATCAACACCATGGTGGACCAGCTCAACTCCTTCGCCTCCGAGGTGACGCGCGTGGCCGTAGAAGTAGGGACGGAAGGGAAGCTCGGCGGTCAGGCGACGGTAAAAGGCGTCGGCGGGGTCTGGAAGGAACTCACCGACTCGGTGAACCAGATGGCCTCCAACCTTACCTCCCAGGTGCGAAACATTGCGGAAGTAACAACCGCCGTAGCGCGTGGAGACTTATCGCGCAAGATTACGGTGGACGTAAAAGGCGAGATCCTGGAGCTGAAGAACACGATCAACACCATGGTGGACCAGCTCAATTCCTTCGGTTCTGAGGTAACGCGTGTGGCGCTGGAAGTGGGTACGGAAGGAAAGCTCGGTGGGCAGGCCAAAGTAAAAGGCGTCGGCGGCACGTGGAAGGACCTGACCGACTCGGTGAACCAGATGGCGTCCAACCTCACCTCCCAGGTGCGAAACATCGCCGAAGTAACAACCGCCGTGGCGCGTGGTGACTTGTCGCGCAAGATTACGGTGGACGTAAAAGGCGAGATCCTGGAGTTGAAAAACACGATCAACACCATGGTGGACCAGCTCAATTCCTTCGGTTCCGAGGTAACGCGTGTAGCCCGCGAGGTAGGTTCTGAAGGAAAACTCGGTGGGCAGGCGACGGTGATCGGGGTCGGTGGTGTCTGGAAGGACCTCACGGATTCAGTGAACCAGATGGGCTCGAACCTGACGGCGCAAGTGCGGAACATTGCGGAAGTGACCACGGCGGTGGCGGGCGGAGACCTTTCCCGGAAGATCACGGTGGACGTAAAAGGCGAGATCCTGGAGTTGAAGAATACCATCAACACGATGGTGGACCAGCTCAACTCGTTTGCCTCCGAGGTGACGCGCGTGGCCCGCGAAGTGGGGACGGAAGGGAAGCTCGGTGGGCAGGCCAACGTACAAGGGGTCGCCGGGACGTGGAAGGACCTGACCGACTCGGTGAACCAGATGGCGTCTAACCTCACCTCGCAGGTGCGGAACATCGCCGATGTGGCCATTGCGGTGGCGAACGGTGACCTCTCCAAAAAAATTACGGTCGACGTGCGCGGCGAGATCCTCCAGCTGAAGGAAACGCTCAACACGATGGTGGACCAGTTGCGGGGCTTCGCTTCCGAGGTGACGCGCGTAGCCCGCGAAGTGGGTACCGACGGAAAACTGGGCGGTCAGGCCTTTGTGCCGGGTGTCGCCGGGACGTGGAAAGACTTGACCGATTCGGTCAACCAGATGTCGGGGAACCTGACTGACCAGGTACGCGGCATCGCGGAGGTGACCAAGGCGGTGGCGAGTGGTGACTTGTCGAAGAAGGTGACCATCGACGTAAAAGGCGAGATCCTCGACCTGAAAAACACGATCAACACCATGGTGGACCAGCTCAACTCCTTCGCCTTTGAGGTGACGCGCGTGGCGCGTGAAGTGGGGACGGAAGGGAAACTGGGCGGCCAGGCGCAGGTACGCGGGGTGGCCGGCACGTGGAAAGACCTCACCGATTCGGTGAACCTGATGGCCTCCAACCTCACCGGACAGGTGCGGGGCATCGCCAAAGTCGTGACCTCCGTCGCGAAGGGAAATCTGAAACAAAAGCTGTCGATCAACGCCCTGGGCGAAGTCGCGCAGCTGACGGAAACCATCAACGAAATGATCGACACGCTGGCGGTCTTTGCCGATCAGGTAACGACGGTGGCCCGCGAAGTAGGGGTCGACGGAAAACTGGGCGGGCAGGCGAGCGTGCCGGGTGCATCCGGAACGTGGAAAAACCTGACGGAAAACGTAAACCAGCTGGCCGAAAACCTCACCACGCAGGTGCGCGCCATTTCGGAAGTGGCCTCGGCGGTGACGAAAGGAGACCTGACCCGGACCATCAACGTGGAAGCCAAAGGCGAGGTAGAATCGCTGAAGGATACGATCAACCAGATGATCGCCAACCTGAAGGAAACGACGCTCCGCAACCAGGAACAGGACTGGCTCAAGTCCAACCTCGCGAAGTTTACGCAGATGTTGCAGGGGCAGAAGGACCTCAACACCGTAACGCACCGCATCCTCTCCGAGCTGGCCCAGGTGGTGCGCGCGCAGTACGGTGCGTTTTACATCCTGCAGCAGAACGAAGAGCAGCACGACCTGAAATTGCAGTTGTTTGCGGCCTATGCCTACAAGGAAGACAGCCGCATCACCAAAGCCTTTGCCATTGGCGAGGGGCTGGTCGGGCAGTGTGCAATGGAAAAGGAAAAAATCCTGCTGACCAACGTGCCCGGCGAATACATCAAAATCAATTCCGGCCTGGGCGAAGCCACACCGCTCAACCTCGTGATCCTGCCGGTGCTGTTCGAAGGCAAGGTGAAGGCCGTCATCGAGCTGGCTTCGTTCGAAAGCTTCAGCGAAACGCACATGGACTTCCTGGAGCAGCTGACGGAAAGTATCGGGATCGTACTCAACACCATCGGCACCAACACCCGGACCGAAAAACTGCTGACGCAGTCGCAGTCGCTGGCCGACGAGCTACGTCGCGCCAACGAAGAGTTGCAGGACAAGGCGCTGCTGCTGGTCAAGCAGAAAGAAGAGGTGGAAGCCAAAAACAAGGAGGTGGAAGAGGCGCGCCGCTCGCTCGAAGAAAAGGCCGAACAGTTGACGCTCACGTCCAAATACAAGTCGGAGTTTCTGGCCAACATGTCGCACGAACTGCGCACGCCGCTGAACAGCCTCCTGATTCTGGCGCAGCAGTTGTACGAGAACGCCGAAGGCAACCTGACCGAAAAGCAGGTACGCTTTGCCAAGACGATCCACTCGTGCGGCGACGACCTGATCCAACTCATCAACGACATCCTCGACCTGTCGAAAATCGAATCGGGCTTTATCTCGACCGAAATTCAGCCGGTGCGGTTGCGCGAAATCTGCTCGTTCGTGGAGACCACCTTCAAGCCCATTTCGGAGGCCAAGCACCTCAAATTCCAGATCGAGTTGCAGGAAGGCCTGCCCGAAAAGATCGAAACCGACCTGCAACGCCTCAACCAGATCCTGAAAAACCTGCTCTCCAACGCGTTCAAGTTTACGGAGCGCGGCGAAGTGCGACTGCGCATCCACGCGGCCCGCAACAGCAGCTGGAAAAACAGCCACCCGAGTCTGGCCCGCGCCCGGCAGGTCATTGCCTTTGCCATTGTCGATACGGGCATCGGCATTTCCCGCGACAAGCAGAACATCGTGTTCGAGGCCTTCCAACAGGCCGAAGGGTCGACCAGCCGCAAATACGGCGGCACCGGCCTGGGGCTGTCCATCAGCCGGGGACTGGCCGAACTGCTGGGTGGCACCATCGAACTGCAAAGTGAAGTCGGGCAAGGAAGCACCTTTACGCTGTTCCTGCCACTGGAACCCGCGTCGGTGCTCAACCGCCTGCAAGAATCACCGCAGATGGCCGCGCGCGCCTCGGATCTGCTCGAACAGTCGGCGGCGGCGGCGTATGCCCTGCCCGCGCAACGTTCGGACGGTCGCCGTCTGGAAGAGATGAACGAAATTCTGAACCCGACGGGCGACGACCGGCACAACATCCAGTCGGCCGACCAGGTGCTGCTGATCGTGGAAGACGACATGCGCTTCGGGCGCATCATGCTGGAAAAGGCGCACGACTGGGACCTAAAGGCCGTCATCGCGACACACTACGGCGAGGTCTTCGACTTTGTCAATACGTACCGACCCGTGGCCGTGACGCTCGACATCCGCCTGCCCGACAGCAGCGGCTGGAAAATTCTGGACCTCTTCAAGAACGACCTGCACCTGCGTCACCTGCCGGTCTACCTCATTTCCGGGGAAGAAAACCAGCCGCTGGCCTACCAGCGCGGGGCACGCCATGCGCTGCTGAAACCGCTGAAAAAAGAACAGGTTGACTGGTTGTTCCAGGACCTGAAAAACCTGCACCAGCGGCAGGACAAACAGGTGCTGGTGATCGGCACCGACGATGCCCAGGTGAAACAGGTCCGGCAACTGATGAAGCCCAACGGCGTGAAGGTGGCCGAAGCTGCCGACGAGCGAAAGGCCCTGAAACTGTTGCAACAGCGCCTCTACGACGCCGTGGTGCTGCTCTATCCGTCGGGCGATTTGTCGCTGCCGGAACTAATGGCCAAAGGCCCCCGGACCGACTCACTGCCGCGCACGCCGCTGCTGGTGTATGCGACCGAACATCTGGTGGAAGAAGACGCGGCGCTGCTCAAGCCGTGGGCGAAACGGATCATTGAAGCCTCGCCCGAATCGCTCGATCTGCTGCTGGAGGAGCTGGCGATCAACCTGCACCTGGAGCACCAGCGCCTCCCGGCCGACCAGCGCAAGCGCATCGAGCGGCTGCGGATGAAAGAAGACGTGCTGAACGGGAAAAACATCCTGATCGTGGACGACGACGTGCGGAACCTGTTCGCGCTGACCACCGCCTTTGAGCGCTACAAGATGAACGTGACGACCTCGGAAAGCGGGAAGGAGGCCATTGCGCTGCTTCACGAAATGGAGGACATCGACATGGTGCTGATGGACATCATGATGCCGGAAATGGACGGTTACGAGACGATTCAGAAGATCCGGGAAGAGCGCCAGAACAACGACCTGCCGATCATTGCCGTGACGGCCAAGGCCATGAAGGGCGACCGGCAAAAGTGCCTGGAAGCGGGCGCGTCCGACTACATCACCAAACCCGTGAAAATCGACCAGCTGCTGTCGCTGATGCGCATCTGGCTCTACAAATAA
- a CDS encoding sensor histidine kinase translates to MRISVLIFVGFILILLLFSITTYVNYQLSQQVIENTKWVANSQAVIRNSSRLQRNLIEMESSLRGYLFTGDDIFTDNYDVASRENAELFAGLVSTIDRSDTARQEVRLAEIRELFTRWEQEYSLPLLQAKRNAVLSDSANQQFGRLYRTRLRDKIGVEIGNGIRTNLRDFMNHEYDLRGIRMANLDESVARTREISFMLTCASIITGLVIAFYVTFLIAQRIRKMVHLADRIAAGNFQLLTEDQSRDELGMLARSLNRMAGILNENISELQRKNEELDRFAYVVSHDLKAPLRGIENASNWLEEDYGSELPDRAREYLHLMKGRVHRMENLIDGILALSRIGKGKKPVETVDVRQMVEEIAETLSPGEHMQIVIDTPLPVLVTERIPLLQVFTNLISNAIKYHDRPTGRVVVACLEKEHEYEFSVADDGPGIDPQYHEKIFIVFQTLKERDALESTGVGLAIVKKIMDDVRGTIQVFSEAGQGATFTFTWPKYLCEERIP, encoded by the coding sequence ATGCGCATTTCGGTCCTGATCTTTGTTGGCTTCATCCTGATCCTGCTGCTGTTCTCCATCACTACTTACGTCAACTACCAGTTGTCGCAACAGGTGATCGAAAACACCAAGTGGGTGGCCAATTCGCAGGCGGTGATCCGCAACAGCAGCCGGTTGCAGCGCAACCTGATCGAGATGGAAAGCAGCCTGCGCGGCTACCTGTTTACCGGCGACGACATCTTCACGGACAATTACGACGTCGCTTCGCGCGAAAATGCCGAATTGTTTGCGGGGCTGGTCAGCACCATCGACCGGTCGGATACGGCCCGGCAGGAGGTGCGTCTGGCCGAAATCAGGGAGCTGTTCACCCGCTGGGAGCAGGAATACAGCCTGCCGTTGCTGCAGGCCAAACGGAACGCCGTGCTCTCCGACAGCGCTAACCAGCAGTTCGGGCGCCTCTACCGCACGCGGCTGCGCGACAAAATCGGCGTGGAGATCGGCAACGGCATCCGCACCAACCTGCGCGACTTTATGAACCACGAGTACGACCTGCGCGGCATCCGGATGGCCAACCTGGACGAGTCGGTGGCGCGCACGCGCGAAATCTCGTTCATGCTCACCTGTGCCTCGATCATCACAGGCCTGGTCATCGCCTTTTACGTCACGTTCCTGATCGCCCAACGTATCCGAAAAATGGTGCACCTGGCCGACCGGATTGCGGCGGGCAATTTCCAGCTGCTCACCGAAGACCAGTCGCGCGACGAGCTGGGAATGCTGGCGCGCTCGCTGAACCGCATGGCCGGGATTCTGAACGAAAACATCTCCGAGCTGCAACGGAAGAACGAGGAACTGGACCGCTTCGCCTACGTGGTGTCGCACGATTTGAAAGCGCCCCTGCGGGGCATCGAAAATGCTTCCAACTGGCTGGAAGAAGACTACGGCTCCGAGCTGCCCGACCGGGCGCGCGAGTACCTGCACCTGATGAAAGGGCGCGTGCACCGCATGGAAAACCTGATCGACGGCATTCTGGCCCTGTCGCGCATCGGCAAGGGGAAAAAGCCCGTGGAAACGGTCGATGTCCGGCAAATGGTCGAGGAAATTGCCGAAACCCTTTCGCCGGGCGAGCACATGCAGATTGTGATCGACACGCCCCTGCCGGTGCTGGTAACCGAGCGGATTCCGCTCCTGCAGGTGTTTACCAACCTGATCAGCAACGCCATTAAGTACCATGACCGGCCCACCGGGCGGGTCGTGGTGGCCTGTCTGGAGAAAGAACACGAGTACGAATTTTCGGTCGCCGACGACGGCCCCGGCATCGATCCGCAGTACCACGAAAAGATTTTTATCGTGTTTCAGACCCTGAAAGAGCGCGACGCCCTGGAAAGCACGGGCGTGGGCCTGGCCATCGTGAAAAAGATTATGGACGATGTGCGCGGCACGATTCAGGTTTTTTCGGAAGCCGGCCAGGGCGCGACGTTTACCTTTACCTGGCCTAAGTACCTTTGCGAAGAACGTATACCCTGA
- a CDS encoding response regulator has protein sequence MLEKIVNILLVEDDYLDVMDVERNLKKINVLHKLYVARNGEEALAMLRGGGAETIDPLPSLIMLDINMPKMNGIEFLQELRQDPALKHIKVFIMTTSDHEEDRSAAQELGISGYIVKPLKFSNKFSATDSFNLFIDLLNLKK, from the coding sequence ATGCTTGAGAAAATAGTAAACATCCTGCTGGTAGAAGACGATTACCTGGACGTGATGGACGTAGAGCGGAACCTGAAGAAAATCAACGTTTTGCACAAGCTGTACGTCGCGCGCAACGGGGAGGAAGCGCTGGCGATGCTGCGGGGCGGAGGCGCGGAAACGATCGATCCGCTGCCCAGCCTGATCATGCTCGACATCAACATGCCGAAGATGAACGGCATCGAATTTTTACAGGAGTTGCGTCAGGACCCTGCCCTGAAACACATCAAGGTGTTCATCATGACCACGTCAGATCACGAAGAAGACCGCTCGGCGGCGCAGGAGCTGGGCATTTCCGGCTACATCGTCAAGCCGCTGAAATTCAGTAATAAATTTTCGGCCACGGACAGCTTCAATCTGTTTATCGACTTGCTCAACCTGAAAAAGTAG
- a CDS encoding sensor histidine kinase — protein sequence MSLEESPDIKILLVDDREDNLLSLETLLERDGYQFKKAQSGREALKILLKEWDFTLILMDVQMPDINGFETAAMIHARDKSCHIPIIFITAHHNDENITKGYLHGAIDYIYKPINPVILRAKVSVFVDLYQKNYQLREQEKRLKAINLELEERVQERTAELLLKNQELEKINRDLDNFVYAASHDLKAPIANIDGLLQLLRKTLKNRLNEKEDQLFALANQSISKFSSTLNDLGEVIKVQRLDGEAIRLVSLPDVVSDVKQDLTSLIAETGATFEEDYEVKEMTFARKNLRSIFYNLMVNALKYRSPARPPHVRIRTYRGKGQVVFQVQDNGLGLSRSQQTKLFTLFKRMHTHVEGSGVGLSIVKRIIDNNGGTIEVESEVDRGTTFIVRLRSVEEALPTVS from the coding sequence ATGAGTCTGGAGGAGTCACCCGATATCAAAATCTTGTTGGTCGACGATCGTGAGGACAACCTGCTTTCGTTGGAGACGCTGCTGGAACGCGACGGGTACCAGTTCAAGAAGGCACAGTCGGGGCGCGAAGCCCTCAAAATCTTGTTGAAGGAGTGGGACTTTACGCTGATCCTGATGGACGTGCAAATGCCCGACATCAACGGCTTCGAGACGGCGGCCATGATCCACGCCCGCGACAAATCGTGCCACATTCCCATCATTTTCATCACGGCGCACCATAACGACGAAAACATCACGAAAGGATACCTGCACGGCGCCATCGACTACATCTACAAGCCGATCAACCCGGTGATTCTGCGGGCCAAGGTGAGCGTTTTTGTGGACCTCTACCAGAAGAACTACCAACTGCGCGAACAGGAAAAACGGCTGAAGGCCATCAACCTGGAGCTGGAAGAGCGCGTGCAGGAGCGCACCGCCGAACTGCTGCTGAAAAATCAGGAACTGGAAAAAATCAACCGCGATCTGGACAACTTTGTCTACGCCGCTTCGCACGACCTGAAAGCGCCCATCGCCAACATCGACGGCCTGTTGCAACTGTTGCGCAAAACGCTGAAAAACCGGCTGAACGAGAAGGAGGACCAACTGTTTGCGTTGGCTAACCAGTCCATCAGCAAGTTCAGCAGCACCCTCAACGACCTGGGCGAAGTGATCAAGGTCCAGCGCCTGGACGGGGAAGCCATCCGTCTGGTATCGCTACCCGACGTGGTCAGCGACGTAAAACAGGACCTGACGAGCCTGATTGCCGAGACCGGCGCGACGTTCGAAGAGGACTACGAGGTGAAGGAGATGACGTTTGCCCGGAAAAACCTGCGCAGCATTTTCTACAACCTGATGGTCAACGCCCTTAAGTACCGGTCGCCCGCCCGACCGCCGCACGTGCGCATCCGCACCTACCGGGGCAAGGGGCAGGTCGTATTTCAAGTGCAGGACAACGGCCTGGGCCTGAGTCGCTCCCAGCAAACCAAGCTGTTTACCCTCTTCAAGCGAATGCACACCCACGTAGAAGGCTCGGGGGTAGGCCTCAGCATCGTGAAGCGCATCATCGACAACAACGGCGGCACCATCGAGGTAGAAAGCGAAGTAGACCGGGGCACCACTTTCATCGTGCGCCTGCGGTCGGTCGAAGAGGCCCTGCCCACCGTTTCGTGA
- a CDS encoding tetratricopeptide repeat protein codes for MKWLPVRWMCCAILCVGIGPAEAQPSDDVARLQAELRQAPPETRARLQNRLAHAYLSFAPDSTYAYARQALSTAEAQGWRDVQAESQQLLGQVLYQQGAFTPALQAYLQAVELYRQVDDRRGQAATYDLLGEIYHYTQQADLAFRAYQEALHLYESLQEAAGQAATLGHLGHWYEKQQQYDEALATQREALSIYQRQQDRAGQAVITENLGSIYEDLQRFDSAYFYFRQSLDNHLATRNHLEATRLYNNLGDIYRKTGQYDDALRLTQQSLAEARALGQRYQERSALRDLGKTHELRGELPQALAYYEEAYQLYQELYSEENARQMARFQALFETEQKDRAIALLERDQQISRLSRYALSGGALLLLLVALLVWNRQRLKIRQNQALLEQNRKLHTTEQELLRAELQNRQWQEERLRYELENRSQSLSQHTVHLIQKNQLLSDLKEEVLSLTKGRPSGGFKQLVHRINQSLQQDQEWEDFQQTFERVHPAFFRELQHRFPELTPAEVRLAALMRLNLDSKDIATLLNISPESLRTFRYRLRKKLNLSGEVSLSGFLQQLGVTPAEPPSHEHREQTLVTLQDDNETLT; via the coding sequence TTGAAATGGTTACCGGTACGATGGATGTGTTGCGCCATCCTCTGCGTCGGCATAGGACCCGCCGAGGCACAGCCGTCGGACGACGTGGCGCGTTTGCAGGCGGAATTGCGCCAGGCTCCTCCCGAAACACGCGCCCGCCTGCAGAACCGGTTGGCTCATGCGTACCTCTCGTTCGCACCCGATTCGACTTATGCCTACGCCCGGCAGGCCCTGAGCACGGCCGAGGCACAGGGGTGGCGCGATGTACAGGCAGAAAGCCAGCAGCTTCTGGGGCAGGTGTTGTATCAGCAAGGCGCCTTCACCCCGGCATTGCAAGCGTATTTGCAGGCTGTGGAACTCTACCGCCAGGTTGACGACCGTCGGGGGCAGGCCGCTACCTACGATCTGTTAGGGGAAATCTACCATTATACACAGCAGGCGGATCTGGCCTTTCGGGCTTATCAGGAGGCGTTGCACTTGTACGAATCCTTGCAGGAAGCCGCCGGGCAGGCCGCGACACTCGGGCACCTGGGGCATTGGTACGAGAAGCAGCAGCAGTACGACGAAGCGCTCGCGACCCAGCGGGAAGCCCTGTCCATTTACCAGCGGCAGCAGGACCGGGCCGGGCAGGCCGTGATTACGGAAAACCTCGGCAGCATCTACGAAGACCTGCAACGGTTCGATTCGGCCTATTTCTACTTTCGCCAGTCGCTCGACAATCATCTGGCCACCCGCAACCACCTGGAAGCCACCCGCCTTTACAACAACCTGGGCGACATCTACCGCAAAACGGGGCAGTACGACGACGCCCTCCGGCTAACGCAACAGTCGCTGGCAGAGGCGCGTGCCCTGGGGCAACGGTACCAGGAACGGAGTGCCCTGCGCGATCTGGGCAAAACACACGAACTGCGGGGCGAGTTGCCACAGGCTTTGGCGTATTACGAAGAAGCTTATCAGCTTTATCAGGAACTGTATTCAGAAGAAAATGCCCGCCAGATGGCTCGCTTTCAAGCGCTTTTCGAGACGGAGCAGAAAGACCGCGCCATTGCCCTGTTGGAGCGCGACCAGCAGATCAGCCGCTTGTCTCGCTACGCGCTGTCCGGCGGAGCGTTGCTGCTGTTGCTCGTGGCGCTGCTGGTGTGGAACCGGCAGCGGCTGAAGATCCGCCAGAACCAGGCCCTGCTGGAACAAAACCGCAAACTGCACACGACCGAGCAGGAGCTTCTGCGTGCGGAGCTGCAAAACCGGCAGTGGCAAGAAGAACGCCTCCGCTACGAACTGGAAAACCGCAGCCAGTCGCTTTCGCAGCACACCGTCCACCTGATCCAGAAAAATCAGCTCCTGTCGGACCTGAAAGAGGAGGTACTGAGCCTGACCAAAGGCCGCCCCAGCGGTGGGTTCAAGCAGTTGGTGCACCGCATCAACCAGAGTTTGCAGCAGGACCAGGAGTGGGAAGATTTTCAGCAGACCTTCGAGCGGGTGCACCCCGCTTTTTTCCGCGAACTGCAGCACCGCTTCCCGGAACTGACTCCGGCCGAGGTGCGACTGGCCGCGCTGATGCGGCTGAACCTCGACTCGAAAGACATCGCTACGCTGTTGAACATCTCACCCGAAAGTCTGCGCACCTTCCGCTACCGCCTGCGCAAAAAACTGAACCTCTCCGGAGAGGTGAGCCTGAGCGGCTTCCTTCAGCAGCTCGGTGTTACGCCTGCCGAACCCCCGAGCCACGAGCACCGCGAGCAAACGCTGGTAACGTTGCAAGATGATAACGAAACGTTAACCTAG